The DNA region GTGACGTAGGGTATGTTTTTAAAgtgaaaatgtaaaataaattaaatattttttggtgaTGCCAAAATGCATGTATTTTCAGATGTACGAATAATTaatgctaaaaaataaatatgtggCCTTTTAATTTGGTGGTGAAAAATGcccttttttttgtgttttcacatGGGAATGCTCTTATGTAAAGAATCATGACAACGTTTATAAATGAATGTATATATGAATAAATACAACCCCAAAATTTGAGgctctttttccttctctctcttacttttgTAGAAAGAAATGATGATAGGGTCTAAACTCTAGGAGTGTTTGGGAAAagctttttgctttttgtcttaattttttttttttttgcaaatattaTCCATTTAGGAATTATTTATTTCCAGTAATTTATCTGCCAATTAAAATATTTGGTAACTTTCAtattaaatatgtttttaaaagctaaaaaataaaaagttaaattatttACCATAAAAAACTaaggcaaaaattaaaaaaacaatacttttttcaaaaattctcaAATGAAGAATGCGTTTGGTAAAAAGGCCTTTTGGTTTTGCTTTTTATCTCAacgttttttgaaaataaactaaattttaacttttttaagaATGagttagcttttaattttttatgacacatttagtacaaaatctaccaacaattatatattttgatatatacaTACTAGAAATTACTAAATACTCAAACCGATAGTAAACTCTATAACGTGATAAGCAGGAAGAGAATTCATCAATGGAGAAAAACGAAATAAGAATCAAACGTTTTGATTTTGATCCCTCTACACATTTTTcgttcataaataaataaataaaacttcgatcttttctttaaaatgctaaaaaatgaTGACATTTGGTAAAAGAACATCGAAATTTATATAACACATTAAATTTccaaacaaagaatttgtaaaatttcaaccCCTATTTCCATATTATACTTGCAAACAACAATCTGGTCTTATACCATCCTCCCCCACCAAGGCTCTAAATTCTAAACCATCCCAACAAAGCTGCCTAAAACCAAACTCACTCCAATACTAATacccaaatccaacccaactGAACCAGTAAAACCTGGTGCACTTGATTTAGATGGAGCTGGAGCTGGAGCTGGAGCCGGAGGATCCAAATCCGATGGGTTCACGCCTGCAGGCTGAGGTGACTCTCCTTTCGGGCTCTTGGCTACTGGAGGCTGCGTTGTAGGAGGTGATGCCGGGGTTTCAGCAGTCGGGGATGGCGACACGGGTGGTTTGGGCACCGGAGCAGTAGAAGGCGGAGGAGCGTGGTGAGTTTTGTTTCGCACGGTCAAGACAATTATGATGAGCTTCTGTCCCTTTTTGCAGTTATCACCAGTTCCACTGATGAAGTAAAATGGACCTGAACGATTGAACTTGAAGACTGACTCTCCGTCTGTCAAGGACTGTTTGGGACTTGTGGTGTTGCATGAATTGTACTGGTCCTTTGTTACCACCAACACTGAATCTGACCCTTTCTTGtatttgaaaactgaaaacatgaaGAAAC from Castanea sativa cultivar Marrone di Chiusa Pesio chromosome 6, ASM4071231v1 includes:
- the LOC142641790 gene encoding early nodulin-like protein 3, which produces MGSLSFLGFLFGVLIMRSLSSSQAHKFLVGGKDGWESNPSENYNHWAERNRFQVNDTLVFKYKKGSDSVLVVTKDQYNSCNTTSPKQSLTDGESVFKFNRSGPFYFISGTGDNCKKGQKLIIIVLTVRNKTHHAPPPSTAPVPKPPVSPSPTAETPASPPTTQPPVAKSPKGESPQPAGVNPSDLDPPAPAPAPAPSKSSAPGFTGSVGLDLGISIGVSLVLGSFVGMV